The Branchiostoma lanceolatum isolate klBraLanc5 chromosome 10, klBraLanc5.hap2, whole genome shotgun sequence genome has a window encoding:
- the LOC136443364 gene encoding translocon-associated protein subunit gamma-like, whose translation MAAGKKLTKEEELLLQDFSRNVTTKSSALFYGNAFIVSAIPIWLYWRIHQMDLFQSAVVFGVMTLVCTWLIAFAYKNVKFVLKHKVALQREDAVSREVMKKLSDADSKKMSRKEKDERILWKKNEVADYEATTFSIFYNNALFLFLVIVASFFILRSLNPTVNYVLSVGLAGGLLALFSTGSQ comes from the exons atggcggcaggAAAGAAACTTACGAAGGAAGAGgaacttcttcttcaagatttCAGCCGAAATGTGACCACCAAGTCCTCGGCCCTCTTCTACGGAAACGCCTTCATCGTTTCGGCCATCCCGATAT ggctgTACTGGCGTATCCACCAGATGGACCTGTTCCAGTCCGCCGTGGTGTTCGGGGTCATGACCCTGGTCTGCACCTGGCTCATTGCCTTCGCCTACAAGAACGTCAAGTTCGTCCTCAAGCACAA ggtTGCCCTACAGCGCGAGGATGCCGTCTCCCGCGAGGTGATGAAGAAACTGTCGGACGCTGACTCCAAGAAGATGTCTCGCAAGGAGAAGGACGAAAG GATCCTGTGGAAGAAGAACGAGGTTGCGGACTACGAGGCCACGACCTTCTCCATCTTCTACAACAACGCGCTCTTCCTGTTCCTCGTCATCGTCGCCTCCTTCTTCATCCTGCGCTCGCTCAACCCCACCGT TAACTACGTGCTGTCTGTGGGCCTGGCTGGTGGGCTGCTGGCACTCTTCTCAACTGGCtcacaataa